A window of the Helianthus annuus cultivar XRQ/B chromosome 4, HanXRQr2.0-SUNRISE, whole genome shotgun sequence genome harbors these coding sequences:
- the LOC110933249 gene encoding uncharacterized protein LOC110933249, with protein MAIDTLTGANYASWKDSLNLTLALMEFERALTENAPPALTDRSTEAEKLLYQKWERANHLSLIFMKNSISPAIRGAIPDAATAKEYQRQEYLTNVEAQFQGTSKAQANTLILKLVTTKYDGISGIREHILKMNDMAQKLKGLSMEISDGFLVHFIMTSLSASYEAFKVNYNLQKDQWKMNELIAMCVQEEEHLKLEKANVGYLMTADTKKRKGNYNKKPNVKVQKRDTGASAFGSNDSKGKIHCKFCRKVGHK; from the coding sequence ATGGCTATTGATACATTGACTGGTGCAAACTATGCTTCGTGGAAGGATTCTCTTAACCTTACTCTCGCACTCATGGAGTTTGAGCGTGCGCTAACTGAAAACGCTCCTCCTGCTCTTACTGATAGGAGTACTGAAGCTGAAAAACTACTCTATCAAAAGTGGGAGAGAGCTAATCATTTGTCTCTTATCTTCATGAAAAACTCGATCAGTCCTGCTATCAGGGGAGCCATTCCTGACGCTGCTACAGCAAAGGAATATCAGCGTCAGGAATATCTGACTAATGTGGAGGCTCAATTCCaagggacgtctaaggcgcaAGCCAACACCCTCATTCTGAAATTGGTGACTACAAAGTATGATGGGATCAGCGGTATTCGTGAGCACATCCTGAAAATGAATGACATGGCCCAAAAGCTCAAGGGATTAAGCATGGAGATTAGTGATGGCTTTCTGGTGCATTTTATCATGACGTCTCTGTCCGCATCTTATGAAGCATTCAAAGTCAACTATAACCTTCAGAAGGACCAATGGAAGATGAACGAGTTGATTGCCATGTGCGTGCAAGAAGAAGAACATCTGAAACTGGAGAAAGCCAATGTTGGTTACCTGATGACTGCTGACACGAAGAAAAGGAAGGGGAACTACAATAAGAAGCCAAATGTAAAAGTCCAAAAGCGGGATACAGGTGCAAGTGCTTTTGGCTCTAATGACTCCAAAGGGAAGATTCACTGCAAGTTCTGCCGTAAGGTGGGACATAAGTAG